CAATTGCCGAGTCCCACGCCGCGAAGGAGCAGCGGTCCCTCGTCGTCGACGAGCTCTGTGCCGACGGCGCGGACGAAACCGCGGGGGCGACGGGGTGGTGTCATGGTGTTCCTCACGGGACGGATGCTCACTTCAGACCGGACAGGGCGAAGCCTTGGACGACGTAGCGCTGGAAGACGACGAAGACGATGAGGATGGGCACGACCATCAGCGTCGACGCCGCCATCTGCAGCGACGGGTTGGTGGAGATCTGCTGATTGAGCAGCGAGATTCCCACCGAGAGGGTGTAGAGCCCCTGGTCATTGGCGATGATCAGCGGCCACAGGAAGCTGTTCCATCCCGCGATGAAGGTGAGCACCACCTGCACGGCCAGGATCGGTCCCGACATGGGCAGGATGATCCGGAAGAAGATGCGCCACTCTCCCGCGCCGTCCATCCGTGCGGCCTCGAGGATCTCTGTCGGGATCGTCGCCATGAACTGCCGGAACAGGAACACGGCGAATCCCGACACCAGCATCGGCAGGGCGATGCCGATGAGCGTGTTCGTGAGCTTCATCCCGTTGAGGATGAGGTAGCTCGGGATCATCGTGACCTGGCCGGGGATCATCATCGTCACCAGAACCAGGAAGAACAGGGCATCTCTGCCGGGAAAGGCGAACTTGGCGAAGCCGTAGCCGGCCGCCGCCATGAGCAGCAGACCCACCATGCAGATGACGACGATGAGCAGGGTGTTCAGGAGGTAGCGCCCGAAGTCCAGCTCGGTGAAGAGCTGGATGAAGTACTCGAGCGTCGGATTGCGCGGCAGCAGCTGCGGGGGGAACGCGACGGACTCGCTGCGCGGCTTGACGGAGGCGAAGATCATCCACAGGAACGGGAACGCGGTGATCAGCGCGCCGACGGTCAGCAGCGCGCCGATCACGATGGTGCCGGTGCGGCCGCGGCGCCGTCCGGCTCGGGTGCCCCGTCGTGCGTCCGACGTCTTCGCGAGGCCCCGTCCGCCGCGGGTGATGAGCTCAGTGGTCGACATCGGACCTCCTCAGGCGCAGCTGGACGATGGTGATCGTCGCGATGATCGCGACGAGGACGACCGAGCCCGCACTGGCGTAGCCGAACTGACTCGACGAGAAGCCCTTCTGATAGAGGAAGAGCGCGATCGACGTCGACGAGCCCAGAGGTCCGCCCTTGGTGAGCACGAAGGGTTCGTCGAAGAACTGCAGCCATGCGATGACGGTGGTGATGGTGACGAAGAAGATGGCGAAGCGCAGCAGGGGGAGCACGATCGAGACGATGCGGCGCAGCCCCGAGGCGCCGTCGATCGCCGCCGCCTCCAGGTACTCCTTCGGCACGCCTTGCAGGGCCGCGAGGAAGATGATGACGTTCAGCCCGAGGCCGCGCCATACGGCGACCAGCCCGACGGAGAACTTCACGACCGTGGGGTCGGAGAGCCAGGGAACCGGCGGCAGCCCGACGAGCGAGAGCAGGTAGTTGAACAGGCCGAACTGTGTGTTGTAGAGGTAGCCCCATACGAGGGCCACGGCCACGATCGCGGTGATGGCCGGGACGAAGTAGAACGAGCGCAGCGCGCGGAAGAAGCGGCCTTGCGACCTGTTGAGCGCGAGCGCGATCGCCAGGGAGAGGACGATCACGCTGGGTACCCCGACGACCGCGAACAGAGCGGTGTTGCCGAGGGCCTGCCAGAAGTCGGGGTCGGCGAACAGCGCCGTGTAGTTGTCGCCGCCGATGAACTGGATCCGCGACCAGTTTCCCAGGCCCGCGAGGTTCATGTCGGTGAAGCTCACGAGGAGCGCCACGGCGATGGGCAGGATGCCGAAGACGATGAGCAGGAGCATCGCCGGGGCGATGAACGTATAGGGGACGATGCGGTTCTTCATGGCCTCGTGGCCGGGGGTGCGCGGTGATCGGGTCACCGCGCACCCCCGGAGCTCAGTTCGCGGGGGTCCCGGCGGTGGTCGTGAACAGCGTCTTCAGGGCGTCGTCGCGGTTCGCGCCGGTGAGCACGATCGAGTTGAGCGCGTCGAGCAGCGCCTTGCCCGTCTCACCGTCCCAGTTCGGCACGAGCGGCAGCAGGCGGGAGGACGCGAGCTGCTTCGTGTAGACCGACACCATGGGGTCGCCGGTCAGCGCGCTGTCGGCGAGCGCCTTCTTCACTGTCGGCAGCTGCCCGTCGGACTGGTACCAGCTCACCTGCACGTCGGGCTGCGAGAGGTAATCGAGCAGCTGAAGTGCGCCGTCCTTGTTCTTCGTGGAGCCCCAGACTCCGAGGTTCGACCCGGCGAGCAGCGACGTGTCCTTCGCTCCGGACGGCACGGTGGTCACGTTCCACTTCCCGGCCAGCTCCGGCGCCGACTGCGAGATGGCGGCCGCAAGGTAGGGACCGCTGACGAGCATCGGCGTGCTTCCCGTGATGAAGCCCTGCGTCTGGTCGAAGTCGCTGTTGGTGGGCACGCTCTTGTCGGCGTAGAGGCCGGTGTACAGGTCGACCGCCTTACCGAACGCGGGCGTATCGAAGTCGATCTTGCCCTGGCTGTCGACGATGTCGCCGCCCTGGTCCCACGTCATGATCACGGGCAGTACGCTGTCCCATTGGGGGATGTAGTAACCGTACGAGCCGTCACCGCGGCCGGCCAGTGTCTTCGCGTCGGCGCGCAGCTGATCCCAGGTCGCCGGCGGAGTGCTGATACCCGCTGCCTGGAGGATGTCGCTGCGGTAGAAGAGAACGCGCGTGTCCGACACCCACGGCACGGAGACGACCTTGCCCCCGATGGCGGTCGCATCTCCGGCGACGCCGTCGACGAAGTTGGATGCCGCGAGGTTCTCGTGACCCGACAGTGCCGCGTCGTCG
The sequence above is a segment of the Microbacterium sp. PM5 genome. Coding sequences within it:
- a CDS encoding carbohydrate ABC transporter permease, giving the protein MSTTELITRGGRGLAKTSDARRGTRAGRRRGRTGTIVIGALLTVGALITAFPFLWMIFASVKPRSESVAFPPQLLPRNPTLEYFIQLFTELDFGRYLLNTLLIVVICMVGLLLMAAAGYGFAKFAFPGRDALFFLVLVTMMIPGQVTMIPSYLILNGMKLTNTLIGIALPMLVSGFAVFLFRQFMATIPTEILEAARMDGAGEWRIFFRIILPMSGPILAVQVVLTFIAGWNSFLWPLIIANDQGLYTLSVGISLLNQQISTNPSLQMAASTLMVVPILIVFVVFQRYVVQGFALSGLK
- a CDS encoding extracellular solute-binding protein — protein: MKRMRWLALGTAALTAATLAGCSSSAPADGGTAAKELTVWVMGDSSAHFDALVKPFEDKTGIDVKTVAIPWDSVDQKFTTAVASGDGPDVLQIGLSKLRTYADSGALLTLDDAALSGHENLAASNFVDGVAGDATAIGGKVVSVPWVSDTRVLFYRSDILQAAGISTPPATWDQLRADAKTLAGRGDGSYGYYIPQWDSVLPVIMTWDQGGDIVDSQGKIDFDTPAFGKAVDLYTGLYADKSVPTNSDFDQTQGFITGSTPMLVSGPYLAAAISQSAPELAGKWNVTTVPSGAKDTSLLAGSNLGVWGSTKNKDGALQLLDYLSQPDVQVSWYQSDGQLPTVKKALADSALTGDPMVSVYTKQLASSRLLPLVPNWDGETGKALLDALNSIVLTGANRDDALKTLFTTTAGTPAN
- a CDS encoding sugar ABC transporter permease, which encodes MTRSPRTPGHEAMKNRIVPYTFIAPAMLLLIVFGILPIAVALLVSFTDMNLAGLGNWSRIQFIGGDNYTALFADPDFWQALGNTALFAVVGVPSVIVLSLAIALALNRSQGRFFRALRSFYFVPAITAIVAVALVWGYLYNTQFGLFNYLLSLVGLPPVPWLSDPTVVKFSVGLVAVWRGLGLNVIIFLAALQGVPKEYLEAAAIDGASGLRRIVSIVLPLLRFAIFFVTITTVIAWLQFFDEPFVLTKGGPLGSSTSIALFLYQKGFSSSQFGYASAGSVVLVAIIATITIVQLRLRRSDVDH